The Mycobacterium seoulense genome has a window encoding:
- a CDS encoding cutinase family protein — protein MEARQFRRLLGAAVVMACATLLSAPILMAPASAAPCPDVEVTFARGTNEPAGIGGVGQAFVDSLRSQVGGRSLGVYAVNYPATEDWPPSASAGASDANAHVRSMVANCPNTKLVLGGYSQGAMVIDLITIARASIAGFNAATLSADEADHVAAVAVFGNMTDRIVGPMNEASPWYGAKAIDLCAPGDPICSPGGGLSLPTHDEMFSAAHLSYEHSGMPSQAATFVASHL, from the coding sequence GTGGAAGCACGCCAGTTTCGTCGCTTGTTGGGCGCTGCGGTGGTGATGGCTTGCGCGACGCTGCTGAGCGCACCGATCCTCATGGCCCCCGCGTCCGCTGCCCCCTGCCCTGACGTCGAGGTGACGTTCGCCCGGGGCACCAACGAGCCAGCTGGTATTGGTGGGGTCGGGCAGGCCTTCGTCGATTCGCTGCGGTCGCAGGTTGGCGGCCGGTCGCTCGGGGTGTATGCCGTCAACTACCCGGCGACTGAAGATTGGCCCCCGTCCGCATCCGCCGGCGCCAGCGATGCCAACGCTCACGTTCGATCCATGGTCGCGAACTGCCCCAACACCAAGCTGGTGCTCGGCGGATATTCCCAAGGCGCGATGGTCATAGATCTGATCACCATCGCCCGAGCGTCGATTGCGGGCTTTAACGCCGCGACGCTATCGGCAGACGAGGCGGATCACGTTGCCGCCGTGGCCGTCTTCGGAAATATGACGGACCGAATTGTGGGCCCGATGAACGAGGCCAGTCCCTGGTATGGGGCCAAGGCCATTGACTTGTGTGCGCCCGGTGACCCGATTTGCTCACCGGGCGGTGGCCTGTCGTTGCCGACGCATGACGAAATGTTCTCGGCGGCGCATCTGTCCTATGAGCACTCCGGAATGCCCAGTCAGGCCGCGACTTTCGTGGCGAGCCATCTCTAA
- a CDS encoding serine hydrolase domain-containing protein, giving the protein MSRPAGISLDNWLSPPYARWSFQHVEDVVPTAVIPRGTGPVAAIPPAAGPLADIAVTNTDGMLTSVGAVMAATVTDGWAVAHRGSMVAEQYLDGMAAETRHLLFSVSKSMVGAVVGVLHAAGAIALDAPVTSFVPALANCGYAGATVRHLLDMRSGIAFSENYDDPAAEIHRLDQAMGWAPRRDPDAPPTLRDFLLTLRRKAAHGGPFEYRSCETDVLGWICEVAGGERMPELMSELLWSRIGAQSDATIGVDPAGTGFFDGGISACLTDMIRFGSLFLRDGASLTGEQVVPAAWIADTLDGGPDSREAFAASPDHDTDLPGGMYRNQMWFPYPGNDVVLCLGMCGQMIYVNRAAELVAAKLSAQAHSHEPHMLDTLRAFDAVAHELARIAR; this is encoded by the coding sequence GTGAGCCGCCCGGCCGGCATCTCCTTGGACAACTGGCTGTCGCCGCCCTATGCGAGGTGGTCGTTCCAGCATGTCGAAGACGTCGTGCCGACCGCGGTGATCCCCCGCGGTACCGGGCCGGTCGCGGCGATTCCCCCGGCTGCCGGTCCTCTCGCGGATATCGCGGTGACCAACACCGACGGGATGCTCACCAGCGTCGGCGCGGTAATGGCCGCCACCGTTACCGACGGGTGGGCCGTCGCCCACCGCGGCTCGATGGTGGCCGAGCAGTACCTGGACGGCATGGCGGCCGAGACCCGGCACCTGCTGTTCTCGGTGAGCAAGTCGATGGTGGGGGCCGTCGTCGGCGTGCTGCACGCAGCCGGTGCGATCGCGCTTGACGCCCCGGTCACGAGTTTCGTTCCCGCCCTGGCGAATTGCGGATACGCCGGCGCGACGGTGCGCCACCTGCTGGACATGAGGTCGGGCATCGCGTTTTCGGAAAACTACGACGATCCGGCCGCCGAGATACACCGCCTCGACCAGGCGATGGGCTGGGCGCCCAGGAGGGATCCGGACGCGCCCCCAACCCTGCGTGACTTCCTGCTGACGCTGCGGCGGAAGGCGGCTCACGGCGGGCCGTTCGAATATCGCTCGTGCGAAACCGACGTACTCGGCTGGATCTGCGAGGTCGCCGGCGGCGAGCGGATGCCCGAATTGATGTCCGAATTGCTGTGGAGCCGCATCGGCGCCCAGAGCGACGCCACCATCGGGGTCGATCCCGCCGGCACCGGGTTTTTCGATGGCGGCATCAGCGCGTGCCTGACCGACATGATCCGGTTCGGGTCGCTGTTCTTGCGCGACGGTGCCTCGCTGACCGGCGAGCAGGTAGTGCCGGCGGCGTGGATCGCCGACACCCTCGACGGCGGCCCCGACTCTCGCGAAGCGTTCGCCGCCAGCCCCGACCACGACACCGACCTGCCCGGCGGGATGTACCGCAACCAGATGTGGTTCCCGTATCCGGGGAACGACGTGGTGTTGTGCCTGGGCATGTGCGGCCAGATGATCTACGTCAACCGCGCCGCCGAGCTGGTCGCCGCCAAGCTGTCGGCCCAGGCACACTCTCACGAGCCGCACATGCTGGACACGCTGCGCGCATTCGACGCGGTGGCACACGAACTGGCGAGAATCGCCCGTTAG
- a CDS encoding biotin carboxylase — MGGPEPGRVLNGLSDVRAFFHTNKVPLYFISPTPFNLLGVDRWIRNFFYLTYFDSFEGTHSRVFVPRRRDRRDFDSMDEVCSHLLSDPETLEFIAGKGPGGKCCFVMMNEEIQALARSAGLEVMHPPIELRNRLGSKIVMTRLADEAGVPSVPNTIGRAGSYDELLALAQDAGLGDDLVISIAYGNAGSGTFFVHGQRDWDQHAGDLVGQDLKVMKRIRNVEVCLEGAVTRHGTVVGPAMTSLVGYSELTPSRGSWCGNDIWHEVLPPAQTRAAREMVTKLGDVMRREGYLGYFEVDLLHDLDSDELYLGEVNPRLSGASPMTNLTTEAYADMPLFLFHLLEYMDVEYELDIDEINSRWERGYGEDEVWGQVILTETSPDIEIFTATPRTGVWRIDDDGRVSFSRTANDWATLLDGSEAFYMRVAAPGDLRSEGAQLGVLVTRSHLQTDDYQLSERCQRWVKGMKAKFTSTPLTPAAPIVSRLVARA, encoded by the coding sequence ATGGGTGGGCCTGAGCCGGGTCGGGTGCTGAACGGCCTCTCGGACGTACGCGCGTTCTTCCACACAAACAAGGTGCCGCTGTACTTCATCTCGCCGACCCCGTTCAACCTGCTGGGTGTTGACCGCTGGATACGAAACTTCTTCTACCTGACCTACTTTGACTCTTTCGAGGGCACACACTCGCGCGTTTTCGTGCCCCGGCGACGCGACCGCCGTGATTTTGACTCCATGGACGAGGTCTGCAGCCACCTGCTGTCCGATCCCGAGACGCTCGAGTTCATCGCGGGTAAAGGCCCCGGCGGCAAGTGCTGCTTTGTGATGATGAACGAGGAAATCCAGGCCCTCGCGCGGTCGGCAGGTCTCGAGGTCATGCACCCGCCGATCGAGCTGCGCAATCGGCTGGGCTCCAAGATCGTCATGACGCGCCTGGCCGACGAGGCGGGGGTGCCCAGTGTGCCCAACACGATCGGGCGGGCCGGTTCCTACGACGAATTGCTGGCGCTCGCACAAGACGCCGGCTTGGGGGACGATCTCGTCATCTCGATCGCTTATGGCAACGCCGGCAGCGGGACGTTCTTTGTCCACGGTCAGCGCGACTGGGACCAGCACGCCGGTGACCTGGTCGGGCAGGACCTCAAGGTTATGAAGCGGATCCGCAACGTCGAGGTGTGCCTCGAGGGTGCCGTGACCCGCCACGGCACCGTCGTCGGCCCCGCGATGACGAGTCTCGTCGGTTATTCGGAGCTGACGCCGAGCCGGGGCAGCTGGTGTGGCAATGACATCTGGCACGAGGTGCTGCCGCCCGCCCAGACGCGCGCCGCCCGAGAAATGGTGACAAAGCTGGGCGACGTCATGCGCCGCGAGGGTTACCTCGGCTACTTCGAGGTGGACCTTCTGCATGACCTCGACTCCGACGAGCTCTACCTCGGCGAGGTGAACCCGCGGCTGAGCGGCGCCAGCCCGATGACGAACCTGACCACCGAGGCCTACGCCGACATGCCGCTGTTCCTCTTTCACCTGCTCGAGTACATGGACGTGGAGTACGAGCTCGACATCGACGAGATCAACTCGCGCTGGGAGCGGGGCTATGGCGAGGACGAGGTCTGGGGCCAGGTGATCCTCACCGAGACGTCGCCGGATATCGAGATCTTCACCGCGACGCCACGCACCGGTGTCTGGCGCATCGACGACGACGGCCGGGTTTCCTTTTCGCGGACCGCCAACGACTGGGCCACGCTGCTCGACGGGTCCGAGGCTTTCTACATGCGAGTCGCCGCGCCTGGCGACTTACGGTCCGAGGGCGCCCAACTCGGCGTGCTCGTCACTCGTTCACACCTGCAGACGGACGACTATCAGCTGAGCGAGCGATGCCAGCGCTGGGTCAAGGGTATGAAGGCGAAGTTCACCTCAACGCCCCTGACGCCCGCCGCGCCGATCGTCTCGCGACTCGTCGCACGAGCGTGA
- a CDS encoding type 1 glutamine amidotransferase domain-containing protein translates to MAKVLFVVTGASYWTLKDGTRHPTGYWAEEFAAPYRELTDAGHQVVVATPKGVVPHVDVMSLRPSMAGSEEIARELEDILRSAEELRRPIELADARLEDYDAVYYPGGHGPMEDLWQDADSGRLLTAALASGKPLAIVCHAPVAMMATRRNGVSPFAGYKVTAYTNDEEDAVGLREKARWTAEDELVKMGVDFSRGEIWKPYTVKDRNLFTGQNPASAGPLAKEFMKELG, encoded by the coding sequence ATGGCAAAGGTTCTGTTCGTAGTGACCGGCGCAAGTTATTGGACACTCAAGGACGGCACGAGGCATCCGACTGGCTATTGGGCCGAGGAGTTCGCGGCGCCGTACCGCGAGCTCACCGACGCCGGTCACCAGGTCGTCGTCGCCACCCCGAAAGGGGTTGTCCCGCATGTCGATGTGATGAGTCTGCGTCCGTCGATGGCCGGTAGCGAGGAGATCGCGCGGGAACTAGAGGACATCCTGCGATCCGCCGAGGAATTGCGCCGCCCGATCGAATTGGCCGACGCCCGCCTCGAGGACTATGACGCCGTCTACTACCCGGGCGGGCACGGCCCGATGGAGGACCTGTGGCAGGACGCCGACTCGGGCCGGCTGCTCACCGCGGCGCTCGCCTCCGGCAAGCCACTGGCCATCGTCTGTCACGCGCCGGTCGCCATGATGGCCACCCGGCGAAACGGGGTCTCGCCGTTCGCCGGCTACAAAGTCACGGCCTACACCAACGACGAAGAGGATGCCGTGGGGCTCCGTGAGAAGGCCCGGTGGACCGCCGAGGACGAACTGGTGAAGATGGGCGTCGACTTCTCCCGCGGCGAAATCTGGAAGCCCTACACGGTGAAAGACCGCAATCTCTTCACGGGTCAGAACCCGGCCTCCGCCGGACCTTTGGCGAAAGAGTTCATGAAGGAACTCGGTTAA
- a CDS encoding enoyl-CoA hydratase, whose protein sequence is MAQSDPVLFTVDKRVALITVNDPDRRNAVTAGMSALLRAAVERAEADPDVHAVVITGAGKAFCAGADLSALGAAGGDKAETGLQQLYDGFMAVGSCRLPTIAAVNGAAVGAGLNLALAADVRIAGPAALFDARFQKLGLHPGGGATWMLQRAVGPQVARAALLFGMRFDAEAAVHHGLALCAADDPVAAALELAAGPAAAPREVVLATKATMRATVSPGSLDHEQHVFAMRTELGPQAYSIQSPEFAQRLAAAQRR, encoded by the coding sequence ATGGCCCAGTCAGACCCCGTCTTGTTCACTGTCGACAAGCGCGTCGCACTGATCACCGTCAACGACCCCGACCGGCGCAACGCGGTCACCGCCGGGATGTCGGCGCTTCTGCGCGCCGCCGTCGAGCGGGCCGAGGCCGATCCCGACGTACACGCCGTGGTGATCACCGGTGCCGGCAAGGCCTTTTGCGCCGGCGCGGATCTGAGCGCACTCGGCGCCGCTGGCGGCGACAAAGCCGAGACGGGTCTGCAACAGCTCTACGACGGCTTCATGGCCGTCGGCAGTTGCCGGCTGCCCACCATCGCCGCGGTCAACGGCGCGGCGGTCGGCGCGGGTCTGAATCTCGCGCTGGCGGCCGACGTGCGCATCGCCGGGCCGGCGGCGTTGTTCGACGCCCGATTCCAGAAGCTCGGGCTACACCCCGGCGGCGGTGCGACGTGGATGCTGCAGCGCGCGGTGGGACCCCAGGTCGCCCGCGCGGCACTGCTCTTCGGCATGCGCTTCGACGCCGAAGCCGCCGTCCACCACGGCCTGGCGCTCTGCGCCGCCGACGACCCGGTCGCCGCGGCGCTGGAGCTGGCGGCCGGGCCCGCGGCCGCCCCACGCGAGGTCGTGCTGGCGACGAAGGCAACCATGCGCGCCACGGTCAGCCCGGGATCGTTGGATCACGAACAACACGTGTTCGCCATGCGCACGGAGCTCGGCCCGCAGGCCTACTCCATCCAGTCGCCGGAGTTTGCTCAGCGATTGGCCGCAGCGCAACGCCGCTAG
- a CDS encoding dihydrolipoamide acetyltransferase family protein codes for MSADERVKSFRVPDLGEGLQEVTVTHWNVAAGDDVELNQVLCSVETAKAEVELPSPYAGRIVETHGGEGDVLAVGAVLVRIDTAPLNGDAPATAGEVPTLVGYGADAGIDASRRTSRPLAAPPVRKLAKDLRVDLRSLQRDPDSIITRADVLAAADHKGADYRPVRGVQARMAEKMTLSHREIPAAKVGVTVDCTELMRLSDRASADQKMTPFVLTMRLLVIALRHNEILNSTWIDSPEGPRVRVEHRVHLGFGVATPRGLLVPVITDAHDKTTRELASRAAELITGAREGTLTPAELRGSTFTVSNFGALGADDGEPVINHPEAAILGMGAIKPRPMAVGDQVVVRPTMALTCVFDHRVADGAQAAGFVTELRDLIESPATALLDL; via the coding sequence GTGAGCGCCGACGAGCGGGTGAAGTCCTTCCGGGTTCCCGATCTGGGCGAAGGATTGCAGGAAGTGACCGTGACGCACTGGAACGTCGCCGCGGGGGACGACGTCGAGCTCAACCAGGTGCTGTGCTCGGTGGAGACCGCCAAGGCGGAGGTGGAGCTGCCCAGCCCCTACGCGGGGCGGATCGTCGAAACGCACGGCGGCGAAGGCGATGTGCTCGCCGTGGGCGCGGTGCTGGTCCGCATCGACACCGCACCGCTCAACGGCGACGCACCCGCGACCGCCGGGGAGGTTCCCACGCTCGTCGGCTATGGCGCGGACGCCGGCATCGACGCCAGCCGGCGGACCAGCCGCCCGCTCGCCGCCCCCCCGGTGCGCAAGTTGGCCAAGGACCTGAGGGTCGACCTGCGTTCACTGCAACGCGACCCCGACAGCATCATCACCCGCGCCGACGTGCTGGCGGCAGCCGACCACAAGGGCGCCGATTACCGACCGGTCCGCGGCGTGCAGGCCCGAATGGCCGAGAAGATGACGTTGTCGCACCGGGAGATCCCGGCCGCGAAAGTCGGCGTCACCGTCGACTGCACCGAACTGATGCGGCTATCGGACCGTGCGTCGGCGGATCAGAAGATGACGCCGTTCGTCCTGACGATGCGGCTACTGGTCATTGCGCTGCGCCACAACGAGATTCTCAACTCAACATGGATTGACTCGCCCGAGGGCCCGCGGGTTCGCGTCGAACATCGGGTGCACCTCGGATTCGGAGTGGCCACCCCACGCGGGCTGCTGGTCCCGGTGATCACCGACGCGCACGACAAGACGACCCGCGAGTTGGCAAGCCGCGCAGCGGAATTGATCACCGGTGCGCGGGAGGGCACGCTCACGCCGGCGGAGCTGCGCGGCTCCACCTTCACCGTGTCGAACTTCGGGGCGCTGGGCGCCGACGACGGCGAGCCGGTGATCAACCATCCCGAAGCGGCCATCCTGGGGATGGGCGCCATCAAACCGCGTCCGATGGCCGTCGGTGATCAGGTCGTGGTGCGCCCGACGATGGCGCTCACCTGCGTGTTCGACCACCGCGTCGCCGACGGCGCCCAGGCGGCCGGGTTCGTCACCGAGCTGAGGGATTTGATCGAGTCACCCGCGACAGCGCTGCTCGACCTCTGA
- the bkdB gene encoding 3-methyl-2-oxobutanoate dehydrogenase subunit beta — protein sequence MTQLADRPAGPAETPPAATENTGLGTQSLTMVQALNRSLRDAMAADDRVLVFGEDVSVEGGVFRVTEGLAEIFGEKRCFDTPLAESAIIGIAVGLALRGFVPVPEIQFDGFSYPAFDQVVSHLAKYRTRTRGEVNMPVTVRIPSFGGIGAAEHHSDSTESYWAHTAGLKVVVPSSPADAYWLLRHAIACPDPVMYLEPKRRYQVRGTVDTERPEPPIGRAMVRRPGSDVTVVTYGSLVGTAVGAAEEAQRQHGWSLEVIDLRSLVPLDFDTLAASIHRTGRCVVMHEGPRSLGYGAGLAARIQEEMFYELEAPVLRACGFDTPYPPARLERSWLPGPDRLLDCVERALGQP from the coding sequence ATGACTCAGCTCGCCGATCGTCCGGCCGGTCCCGCCGAAACACCGCCCGCGGCAACGGAAAACACCGGGCTCGGTACGCAGTCGCTGACCATGGTGCAGGCCCTCAACCGAAGCTTGCGTGATGCGATGGCCGCCGACGACCGGGTACTGGTGTTCGGCGAGGACGTCTCGGTCGAGGGCGGGGTGTTCCGGGTCACCGAAGGGCTGGCCGAAATATTCGGCGAGAAGCGCTGTTTCGATACCCCGCTGGCCGAATCCGCCATCATCGGTATCGCGGTGGGGCTGGCGTTGCGCGGATTCGTGCCGGTGCCGGAGATTCAATTCGACGGGTTCTCCTATCCCGCTTTCGATCAGGTGGTCAGCCACCTGGCGAAGTACCGCACCCGCACCCGCGGCGAGGTCAACATGCCGGTGACGGTGCGTATCCCGTCTTTCGGTGGGATCGGTGCGGCCGAGCATCATTCGGATTCCACCGAGTCGTATTGGGCGCATACCGCAGGCCTGAAGGTGGTGGTTCCGTCCAGCCCCGCCGACGCGTACTGGCTGCTTCGCCACGCGATCGCCTGCCCGGACCCGGTGATGTACCTCGAGCCGAAGCGCCGTTATCAGGTCCGCGGAACGGTCGACACCGAGCGGCCCGAGCCGCCGATCGGGCGGGCGATGGTGCGCCGGCCCGGCTCCGACGTGACGGTCGTGACCTACGGCAGCCTGGTCGGCACCGCGGTCGGCGCCGCGGAAGAGGCTCAGCGGCAACATGGTTGGAGTCTGGAGGTCATCGACCTGCGGTCACTGGTCCCGTTGGACTTCGATACTTTGGCGGCGTCCATTCATCGGACCGGCCGCTGCGTGGTGATGCACGAGGGGCCGCGCAGCCTGGGATACGGCGCCGGGTTGGCCGCCCGGATCCAAGAGGAGATGTTCTACGAGTTGGAGGCGCCGGTGTTACGCGCCTGCGGATTCGACACCCCGTATCCGCCGGCGCGGCTGGAACGATCGTGGCTGCCGGGCCCCGACCGGCTGCTGGACTGTGTCGAGCGGGCGTTGGGGCAGCCGTGA
- the pdhA gene encoding pyruvate dehydrogenase (acetyl-transferring) E1 component subunit alpha, translating into MANVPQLPMTVDLEPVRLVAADGTPTPEFRYSRDLPEETLCWLYEMMVITRELDTEFVNLKRQGELALFASCRGQEAAQVGATACLRKTDWLFPQYRELGAYLVRGIPPGHVGAVWRGTWHGGLEFTKKCCAPTSIPIGTQTLHAVGAAMAAQRLGEDSVTVTFLGDGATSVGDVHEALNFAAVFAAPCVFFVQNNQWAISVPVHKQTKAPSIAHKAIGYGMPGIRVDGNDVLACYAVMAEAAARARAGGGPTLIEAITYRLGPHTTSDDPSRYRTQEEVDRWAALDPIPRYRTYLQGQGLWSNRLEDRVAARSTRMRAELRDAVFGAPDFDIDEVFTTVYAEMTPGLQAQRDQLRSELDRLDEEA; encoded by the coding sequence ATGGCGAACGTGCCTCAACTGCCGATGACCGTCGACCTCGAGCCGGTACGACTCGTCGCCGCGGACGGCACGCCGACGCCCGAGTTCCGCTACAGCCGCGACCTTCCCGAGGAAACACTGTGCTGGCTCTACGAGATGATGGTGATCACCCGGGAGCTGGACACCGAGTTCGTCAACCTCAAGCGCCAGGGCGAATTGGCGTTGTTCGCGTCCTGCCGCGGTCAGGAGGCCGCCCAGGTGGGCGCGACGGCATGCCTGCGCAAGACCGACTGGCTGTTTCCGCAGTACCGCGAGCTCGGCGCGTATCTGGTGCGCGGCATCCCGCCCGGCCACGTCGGTGCGGTGTGGCGCGGAACCTGGCATGGCGGACTGGAATTCACCAAGAAGTGCTGCGCGCCCACCTCGATTCCGATCGGCACCCAGACCCTGCACGCCGTCGGGGCGGCGATGGCCGCCCAACGGCTCGGCGAGGATTCGGTGACGGTCACCTTCCTCGGCGACGGCGCCACCAGCGTGGGGGACGTGCACGAGGCGCTGAACTTCGCGGCCGTGTTCGCCGCGCCGTGTGTGTTCTTCGTGCAGAACAATCAGTGGGCGATCTCGGTGCCGGTCCACAAACAGACCAAGGCACCGTCCATCGCCCACAAGGCGATCGGCTACGGCATGCCGGGGATCCGGGTGGACGGCAACGACGTGCTGGCCTGCTACGCGGTGATGGCCGAGGCCGCGGCCCGCGCCAGGGCCGGTGGTGGACCGACCCTGATCGAGGCGATCACCTACCGGCTCGGCCCGCACACGACCTCGGATGATCCCAGCCGCTACCGGACCCAGGAGGAGGTGGACCGCTGGGCGGCGCTCGACCCGATCCCGCGCTACCGCACCTACCTGCAGGGGCAGGGCCTGTGGTCGAACCGCTTGGAGGACCGCGTCGCTGCCCGCTCGACGCGGATGCGCGCCGAGTTACGCGACGCCGTGTTCGGTGCGCCCGATTTCGACATCGACGAGGTGTTCACCACGGTATACGCCGAGATGACGCCGGGTTTGCAGGCGCAGCGCGACCAGTTGCGGTCCGAGCTCGACCGCCTCGACGAGGAGGCGTGA
- a CDS encoding HpcH/HpaI aldolase/citrate lyase family protein — protein MNLRAAGPGWLFCPADRPERFAKAAAAADVVILDLEDGVAESDKAAARKALRENPLDPARTVVRVNASGTEEHARDLDALAETPYTTVMLSKTESAAQVSALAPRDVIALIETPRGAVFTTEIAAAEGTVAMMWGAEDLVATLGGSSSRLADGTYRDVARHVRSTVLLAASTFGRIALDAVHLDIRDIEGLRAEAYDAVAVGFHGTVCIHPTQIPVVRDAYRPSEEKVDWARRVLAAARSERGVFAFEGQMVDSPVLKHAEMLVRRAGQPDAG, from the coding sequence GTGAACCTGCGAGCCGCCGGCCCGGGTTGGCTGTTCTGCCCGGCCGACCGTCCCGAACGTTTCGCCAAGGCCGCCGCCGCCGCCGACGTGGTGATCCTCGACCTCGAGGACGGGGTGGCCGAATCCGACAAGGCCGCCGCCCGTAAAGCGCTGCGGGAGAACCCACTGGACCCCGCGCGCACCGTGGTGCGGGTCAACGCTTCCGGCACCGAGGAGCACGCCCGCGACCTGGACGCCCTCGCCGAGACGCCGTACACGACCGTGATGCTCTCCAAGACCGAGTCGGCCGCGCAGGTGTCCGCGCTGGCACCGCGCGACGTCATCGCGTTGATCGAGACACCCCGCGGGGCGGTGTTCACCACCGAGATCGCCGCCGCCGAGGGGACCGTCGCAATGATGTGGGGCGCCGAGGACCTGGTCGCCACGCTGGGCGGCAGCTCCAGCCGGCTGGCCGACGGCACCTATCGCGACGTCGCCCGCCACGTACGGTCGACGGTCCTGCTGGCGGCGTCCACCTTCGGCCGGATCGCGCTGGACGCCGTGCATTTGGACATCCGCGACATCGAGGGCTTACGGGCGGAGGCCTACGACGCCGTCGCGGTGGGTTTCCACGGGACGGTCTGCATCCACCCGACCCAGATCCCGGTGGTGCGCGACGCCTACCGCCCCAGCGAGGAGAAAGTCGACTGGGCGCGAAGGGTATTGGCCGCCGCGCGGTCCGAGCGCGGCGTTTTCGCGTTCGAGGGACAGATGGTGGACTCCCCGGTGCTCAAGCACGCCGAGATGCTGGTGCGCAGGGCGGGGCAGCCCGACGCCGGGTGA
- a CDS encoding MaoC family dehydratase, whose product MTEGKSIIQRGLWFEEFEIGTTYLHRPGRTVTEADNVLFTTLTMNTQSLHLDAAWAADQPGFRGERLVNSMFTLSTLVGLSVSQLTLGTIVANLGFSEVSFPKPVFHGDTLYAETVCTGKRESKSRPGEGIVTLEHTGRNQHGDVVARAVRTTLVQKRPSEEAK is encoded by the coding sequence ATGACCGAAGGCAAGTCGATCATCCAGCGGGGCTTGTGGTTCGAGGAGTTCGAGATCGGCACGACGTACCTACACCGGCCGGGCCGCACCGTCACCGAGGCCGACAACGTCTTGTTCACCACGCTGACGATGAACACCCAGTCGTTGCACCTGGACGCGGCGTGGGCCGCCGACCAGCCCGGCTTTCGGGGCGAGCGGTTGGTCAACTCGATGTTCACGCTGTCCACGCTGGTGGGGCTGTCCGTCTCGCAGCTGACGCTGGGCACCATCGTCGCCAACCTGGGCTTCTCCGAGGTGTCGTTCCCCAAGCCGGTATTTCACGGCGACACCCTGTACGCGGAGACGGTGTGCACCGGCAAGCGCGAGTCGAAGAGCAGGCCCGGGGAAGGGATCGTCACCCTCGAGCACACCGGGCGCAACCAGCATGGCGACGTCGTCGCGCGCGCCGTGCGCACCACCCTGGTCCAGAAGCGCCCGAGCGAGGAGGCCAAGTGA
- a CDS encoding acyl-CoA dehydrogenase family protein, translating to MTTSITAGTLPKEYQDLRDTVAEFARAVVAPVSAKHDEEHSFPYEVVAKMGEMGLFGLPFPEEYGGMGGDYFALALALEELGKVDQSVAITLEAGVGLGAMPIYRFGTEEQKQKWLPDLTAGRALAGFGLTEPGAGSDAGATRTTARLDGGEWVINGTKQFITNSGTDITSLVTVTAVTGTLAGDKKEISTIIVPSGTPGFTVEPVYNKVGWNASDTHPLTFADTRVPEENLLGARGTGYANFLSILDEGRIAIAALATGVAQGCVDESVKYAKERQSFGQPIGSYQAISFKIARMEARAYVARTAYYEAAAKMLAGKPFKKEAAIAKMISSEAAMDNARDATQIHGGYGFMNEYPVARHYRDSKILEIGEGTTEVQLMLIARSLGLS from the coding sequence ATGACGACATCCATTACCGCGGGAACGCTTCCCAAGGAATACCAAGACCTCCGCGACACGGTGGCCGAGTTCGCGCGCGCGGTGGTCGCGCCGGTCTCGGCGAAACACGATGAGGAGCACAGCTTCCCGTACGAAGTCGTCGCCAAGATGGGCGAGATGGGGTTGTTCGGGCTGCCCTTCCCCGAGGAGTACGGCGGGATGGGCGGCGACTACTTCGCGCTGGCGCTGGCCCTCGAGGAGCTCGGCAAGGTCGACCAGTCGGTGGCGATCACCCTGGAGGCCGGCGTCGGCCTCGGCGCGATGCCGATCTACCGGTTCGGCACCGAGGAGCAGAAACAGAAGTGGCTGCCGGACCTGACCGCCGGCCGGGCGCTGGCCGGCTTCGGGCTCACCGAACCGGGTGCCGGCTCCGACGCGGGCGCCACCCGCACCACCGCCCGCCTCGACGGCGGCGAGTGGGTGATCAACGGCACCAAGCAATTCATCACCAACTCCGGCACCGACATCACCTCGCTGGTCACCGTCACCGCGGTCACCGGGACCCTCGCGGGTGACAAGAAGGAGATCTCGACGATCATCGTGCCCAGCGGCACACCGGGTTTCACTGTCGAACCGGTCTACAACAAGGTCGGGTGGAACGCGTCGGACACCCACCCGCTGACCTTCGCCGACACCCGCGTCCCGGAGGAAAACCTGTTGGGCGCCCGCGGCACCGGTTACGCGAACTTCCTGTCCATCCTGGACGAGGGTCGCATCGCGATTGCCGCCCTGGCGACCGGGGTGGCCCAGGGGTGCGTCGACGAGAGCGTCAAGTACGCCAAGGAACGCCAGTCGTTCGGCCAGCCCATCGGCTCATACCAGGCGATCAGCTTCAAGATCGCGCGGATGGAGGCACGAGCCTACGTGGCGCGCACCGCGTACTACGAGGCCGCCGCGAAGATGTTGGCGGGCAAGCCTTTCAAGAAGGAGGCGGCGATCGCGAAGATGATCTCCTCCGAGGCCGCCATGGACAACGCCCGCGACGCGACCCAGATCCACGGCGGGTACGGGTTCATGAACGAGTACCCGGTGGCGCGTCACTACCGCGACAGCAAGATCCTCGAGATCGGCGAGGGGACCACCGAGGTGCAACTGATGCTCATCGCGCGGTCGCTGGGGCTGTCATGA